One genomic window of Pseudomonas sp. LFM046 includes the following:
- a CDS encoding ATP-binding protein, producing the protein MAAESSLARLLRPVEPLAPDMSISDVADRLLTHEHKAFLSLPVVDGQGQPLGLVSRYALQDIFMQRFGRDLWGRRPVADVMNPAPLTVSLASGLELAAKQVTAQLQYPITEDFILVDEQGRYLGLGTVLDLLKAMELRIAQRNRVLRQALVDLKESQTQLVQSEKMASLGQMVAGVAHELNTPLGYVKNNVQLMEALTTPLFALADSQATLAACLEDPACDEQRLADALDRAAIAREGAAPDLLAGDLRQLFGDTLYGLGQIAELVSGLKDFARLDRAMSEEVDLNDCIRSALLIARNHIKDKAEVFQLLGELPRIACTPSQINQVLLNLFTNAAQAMDGPGRIQVKSWADDASVFISVQDNGRGMPPEVMRRIFDPFFTTKPVGEGTGLGLSISYKIIRDHGGSIRVASEPGRGTRFLISLPRSQAVELKRSA; encoded by the coding sequence ATGGCAGCCGAAAGCAGTCTGGCGCGCCTGCTCAGACCCGTGGAGCCACTGGCCCCGGACATGAGCATCAGTGACGTGGCCGATCGTCTGCTGACCCATGAACACAAGGCATTCCTGTCCCTGCCAGTGGTGGACGGGCAGGGCCAGCCGCTGGGCCTGGTCAGCCGTTACGCGTTGCAGGACATCTTCATGCAGCGCTTCGGGCGCGATCTCTGGGGCCGTCGTCCGGTAGCCGACGTGATGAACCCGGCACCGCTGACCGTCAGCCTGGCCTCCGGCCTGGAGCTGGCGGCCAAGCAGGTCACCGCGCAATTGCAGTACCCCATTACCGAAGATTTCATCCTGGTGGACGAGCAGGGACGCTACTTGGGGCTCGGTACGGTGCTGGACCTGCTGAAGGCCATGGAGCTGCGCATCGCCCAGCGCAACCGGGTGCTGCGTCAGGCGCTGGTGGACCTGAAGGAATCCCAGACTCAGCTGGTGCAGTCGGAGAAGATGGCGTCCCTCGGCCAGATGGTGGCCGGCGTCGCCCATGAATTGAACACGCCGCTGGGCTACGTGAAGAACAACGTGCAGTTGATGGAAGCGCTGACCACGCCGCTCTTCGCCCTTGCCGACAGCCAGGCCACCCTGGCCGCTTGCCTGGAAGATCCGGCCTGTGACGAACAGCGCCTGGCCGATGCCCTTGACCGTGCAGCGATCGCGCGCGAAGGGGCTGCGCCCGACCTGCTGGCCGGCGACCTGCGCCAACTGTTCGGCGATACCCTCTACGGCCTCGGCCAGATCGCCGAACTGGTTTCGGGGCTCAAGGACTTCGCCCGCCTGGACCGGGCCATGAGCGAGGAAGTTGACCTCAACGACTGCATCCGCAGTGCCTTGCTGATCGCCCGCAACCACATCAAGGACAAGGCCGAGGTGTTCCAGTTGCTGGGCGAGTTGCCGCGCATTGCCTGCACGCCCTCCCAGATCAACCAGGTGCTGCTCAACCTCTTCACCAACGCCGCCCAGGCCATGGACGGGCCGGGGCGCATCCAGGTGAAGAGCTGGGCCGACGACGCCAGCGTCTTCATCTCCGTGCAGGACAACGGTCGGGGTATGCCGCCCGAGGTGATGCGGCGCATCTTCGACCCGTTCTTCACCACCAAGCCGGTGGGCGAGGGCACGGGGCTGGGGTTGTCCATCAGCTACAAGATCATCCGTGACCATGGCGGCAGTATCCGCGTGGCCTCGGAGCCGGGGCGCGGAACGCGCTTTCTCATCAGCCTGCCGCGCAGTCAGGCAGTCGAACTGAAACGGAGCGCCTGA
- a CDS encoding response regulator: MTTPIRILFVDDEERILRSLALQFRRQYDVIIESDPLRALERLKEESVQIIVSDQRMPRMNGAELLARSREIAPECLRILLTGYSDLDAAVEALNSGGIFRYLTKPWDPQEMAFTLRQAAEIATRQAAAPVTSATSDLAAPLSLLLLDDDQETLHCVEAFCQAGGHRLLRAHSLSEALVTLNMDQVDILVSDLKLGGEDMAPLLKSLAQAHPRLLSLVVTPFRDTQALLKLINEAQIFRYLPKPIRRGLFEKGLKAAAEQAFLWRAQPLDLLPRVADAPKEAAENQRVGSILGMLARLRERMIA, encoded by the coding sequence ATGACCACCCCCATTCGCATCCTCTTCGTCGACGACGAGGAACGCATCCTGCGCAGCCTGGCGCTGCAGTTCCGCCGCCAGTACGACGTGATCATCGAAAGCGATCCGCTGCGGGCCCTGGAGCGCCTGAAGGAAGAGTCGGTGCAGATCATCGTCAGCGACCAGCGCATGCCGCGCATGAACGGCGCCGAACTGCTGGCGCGCTCCCGCGAGATCGCCCCGGAGTGCCTGCGCATCCTGCTCACCGGCTACTCCGACCTGGACGCTGCGGTGGAGGCCCTGAACAGCGGCGGCATCTTCCGCTACCTGACCAAGCCTTGGGACCCGCAGGAAATGGCCTTCACCCTGCGCCAGGCCGCCGAAATCGCCACACGCCAGGCCGCTGCGCCGGTCACGTCGGCCACCAGCGACCTGGCCGCACCGCTTTCCCTGCTGCTGCTGGACGACGACCAGGAAACCCTGCACTGCGTCGAGGCCTTCTGCCAGGCTGGCGGTCACCGCCTGCTGCGTGCCCACAGCCTGAGCGAAGCCCTGGTGACCCTGAACATGGACCAGGTGGACATCCTGGTCAGCGACCTCAAGCTCGGCGGCGAGGACATGGCGCCGCTGCTGAAATCCCTGGCCCAGGCCCATCCACGCCTGCTCAGCCTGGTGGTCACCCCCTTCCGCGATACCCAGGCGCTGCTCAAGCTGATCAACGAAGCGCAGATCTTCCGCTACCTGCCCAAGCCGATCCGCCGCGGCCTGTTCGAAAAGGGCCTGAAGGCTGCCGCCGAGCAAGCCTTCCTCTGGCGCGCCCAACCCCTCGACCTGCTCCCGCGCGTGGCCGATGCGCCCAAGGAGGCCGCCGAGAACCAGCGGGTCGGCAGCATCCTCGGCATGCTGGCTAGGCTGCGGGAACGGATGATTGCCTGA
- a CDS encoding MetQ/NlpA family ABC transporter substrate-binding protein — MPKHLLKTLTLSLLLASGLAHGADSKPLKVGTTAAFAPPLEVAVEEAAKKGLKVELVEFTDWNSPNITLAAGDIDVNYFQHTPFLENAKKEGGFALKPFAPGVINNVGLYSKKYKAIADLPDGAKVAIANDPINGGRGLQLLQKAGLLKLKDGVGYKATLDDIVENPKHIDIIELEAVQLVRALDDVDLAQGYPHYIRLAGTLDPNSALLFDGIENKEYIIQFVTRADYRDDGRLGQFVDIYQHSPQVRAALDKAHGKLYQPGWE, encoded by the coding sequence ATGCCCAAACACCTCCTCAAAACGCTCACCCTCAGCCTGCTCCTGGCCTCCGGCCTCGCCCATGGCGCCGATTCGAAACCCCTCAAGGTCGGCACCACCGCCGCCTTCGCCCCACCCCTGGAAGTGGCGGTGGAGGAGGCCGCCAAGAAGGGGCTCAAGGTGGAGTTGGTGGAGTTCACCGACTGGAACTCCCCCAACATCACCCTGGCCGCTGGCGATATCGACGTGAACTACTTCCAGCACACGCCTTTCCTGGAGAACGCGAAGAAGGAGGGCGGTTTTGCGCTCAAGCCCTTCGCCCCCGGAGTGATCAACAACGTCGGCCTCTACTCGAAAAAGTACAAGGCCATCGCCGACCTGCCCGACGGCGCCAAGGTGGCCATCGCCAACGATCCCATCAACGGCGGACGCGGCCTGCAGCTGCTGCAGAAGGCCGGCCTGCTCAAATTGAAGGATGGCGTCGGCTACAAGGCGACGCTGGATGACATCGTCGAGAACCCGAAGCACATCGACATCATCGAGCTGGAGGCGGTGCAACTGGTGCGTGCCCTGGACGACGTCGACCTGGCCCAGGGCTACCCGCACTACATCCGCCTGGCCGGCACCCTCGATCCCAACAGCGCGCTGCTGTTCGACGGCATCGAGAACAAGGAATACATCATCCAGTTCGTCACCCGCGCCGATTACCGCGACGACGGTCGCCTCGGCCAGTTTGTGGATATCTACCAGCACTCCCCGCAGGTCCGCGCGGCCCTCGATAAGGCACACGGCAAGCTCTATCAGCCGGGTTGGGAGTGA
- a CDS encoding IclR family transcriptional regulator has product MTSENDSASAPRRQKVQAAEVGTDILKGLAELAPATSLSKLAEHVGMPASKVHRYLQALIASGFAEQDATTNHYGLGREALLVGLAAIGRLDVVKVSMPHLVDLRDALNETCFLAVWGNKGPTVVHVEQALRAVTLVTQVGSVLPLLGSSTGLVFNTYLPEAETAFLRDEELALPGAPGAAELQEQMAQIRTTGLHPVHGLLMPGVNALSAPLFATGSKLAGVITVVGAASVFRADTQGSAAERLHQAAEAISLRMGGRQPE; this is encoded by the coding sequence ATGACAAGCGAAAACGACAGCGCGAGCGCCCCGCGGCGGCAGAAGGTGCAGGCCGCGGAAGTGGGCACCGACATTCTCAAGGGTTTGGCGGAGCTGGCGCCGGCCACCTCGCTGTCGAAGCTGGCCGAACACGTTGGGATGCCGGCCAGCAAGGTCCATCGCTACCTGCAGGCGCTGATCGCCAGTGGCTTCGCCGAGCAGGACGCCACCACCAACCACTATGGCCTCGGCCGTGAGGCACTGCTGGTGGGGCTGGCCGCCATTGGTCGACTGGATGTGGTGAAGGTCTCCATGCCGCATCTGGTGGACCTGCGGGATGCGCTGAATGAAACCTGCTTCCTTGCCGTGTGGGGCAACAAGGGGCCAACCGTGGTCCATGTGGAGCAGGCCCTGCGCGCGGTGACCCTGGTCACCCAGGTGGGCTCGGTGCTGCCGCTGCTGGGCTCCTCCACCGGCCTGGTCTTCAACACCTACCTGCCGGAGGCCGAAACCGCCTTCCTGCGCGACGAGGAACTGGCCCTGCCAGGCGCTCCAGGAGCCGCCGAACTCCAGGAGCAGATGGCGCAGATCCGCACCACTGGCCTGCACCCGGTGCATGGCCTGCTGATGCCCGGGGTGAACGCCCTGTCGGCTCCGCTGTTCGCCACCGGTAGCAAGTTGGCCGGGGTGATCACCGTGGTCGGCGCGGCCAGCGTGTTCCGCGCCGACACCCAGGGCTCCGCCGCCGAGCGGCTGCACCAGGCGGCCGAAGCCATCAGCCTGAGGATGGGCGGACGCCAGCCGGAGTGA
- a CDS encoding GDCCVxC domain-containing (seleno)protein → MAGITLDSDLRCPHCGFVQRLRMPTDFCLFFHGCSECKRVMWAKPGDCCVFCSYGSVPCPPRQHQAVRCTSGCTPE, encoded by the coding sequence ATGGCGGGCATCACGCTGGACTCTGACCTGAGGTGCCCGCACTGTGGATTCGTGCAACGGCTGCGGATGCCAACCGACTTCTGCCTGTTCTTCCATGGGTGCAGCGAGTGCAAGCGCGTGATGTGGGCCAAGCCGGGCGACTGCTGCGTGTTCTGTTCCTATGGTTCGGTGCCCTGCCCGCCTCGCCAGCACCAGGCGGTACGCTGCACGAGTGGGTGCACACCTGAGTGA
- a CDS encoding methionine ABC transporter permease produces MSPMLDRLLQGILDTLLMIGASSLIVFLVGIPLALVLVTTGPGGIFEARVLNRTLGSVVNVLRSVPFLILMVALIPFTRLIVGTSYGVWAAVVPLTIAATPFFARIAEVSLREVDFGLVEAAQAMGCQRRHIIWNVLLPEARPGIVGGFTITLVTMINSSAMAGAIGAGGLGDLAYRYGYQRFDTQIMLTVIILLVVLVTLIQFGGDRLARVLNKRV; encoded by the coding sequence ATGTCGCCCATGCTTGATCGCCTGTTGCAAGGCATCCTCGACACCCTGCTGATGATCGGGGCGTCTTCGCTGATCGTCTTCCTGGTGGGGATTCCCCTGGCGCTGGTGCTGGTCACCACGGGGCCGGGCGGCATCTTCGAGGCGCGCGTCCTGAACCGCACCCTCGGCAGTGTCGTGAATGTGCTGCGCTCCGTGCCGTTCCTGATCCTGATGGTGGCGCTGATCCCCTTCACCCGCCTGATCGTGGGCACCAGCTATGGCGTCTGGGCGGCGGTGGTGCCGCTGACCATCGCCGCCACGCCGTTTTTCGCGCGCATCGCCGAGGTGAGCCTGCGGGAAGTGGATTTCGGCCTGGTGGAAGCGGCCCAGGCCATGGGTTGCCAGCGCCGCCACATCATCTGGAATGTGCTGCTGCCGGAGGCGCGGCCGGGCATCGTCGGCGGCTTCACCATCACCCTGGTGACCATGATCAACTCATCGGCCATGGCTGGCGCCATCGGCGCAGGCGGACTGGGGGACCTGGCGTACCGCTACGGCTACCAGCGTTTCGACACCCAGATCATGTTGACGGTGATCATTCTGCTGGTGGTGCTGGTGACCCTGATCCAGTTCGGCGGAGACCGGCTGGCGCGGGTGTTGAACAAGCGGGTGTGA
- a CDS encoding ATP-binding cassette domain-containing protein gives MVSFNRNISLELPHIRLQGLGKAYQGSKGPVQALQGIDLDIRRGEVFGIIGRSGAGKSSLIRTLNRLEKPSAGQVLIDGEDIGALDEQQLVRLRRRVGMIFQHFNLMSAKTVWQNVALPLKVAGVSGGDVERRVNELLHLVGLADKRDAYPAQLSGGQKQRVGIARALVHQPEILLCDEATSALDPESTQQILALLRDINRRLGLTIVLITHEMAVIREICDRVVVLEQGRVVEQGAVWQVFGDPRHEVTRTLLGTLRHDLPDDLLARLVSQPRDGANELLLDLHFTGASGREPDLLAITQALGTRVSLVHGGIDRIQGRAQGHLLLSATLAGQGGLELLERARPLADKAEVLGYVAHA, from the coding sequence ATGGTCAGTTTCAATCGCAACATCAGCCTGGAGCTGCCGCATATCCGCTTGCAGGGGCTGGGCAAGGCCTACCAGGGCAGCAAGGGACCGGTGCAGGCGCTGCAGGGCATCGACCTGGACATCCGCCGAGGCGAGGTGTTCGGCATCATCGGCCGCAGCGGCGCCGGCAAGTCGTCGCTGATCCGTACCCTCAATCGTCTGGAGAAGCCCAGTGCCGGCCAGGTGCTGATCGACGGCGAAGACATCGGCGCCTTGGACGAGCAGCAGCTGGTGCGGCTGCGACGTCGCGTCGGCATGATCTTCCAGCACTTCAACCTGATGTCGGCCAAGACCGTCTGGCAGAACGTCGCCCTGCCGCTGAAAGTCGCCGGAGTCTCCGGGGGCGACGTCGAGCGCAGGGTCAACGAACTGCTGCACCTGGTGGGGCTGGCGGACAAGCGCGATGCCTATCCGGCGCAGCTCTCGGGCGGCCAGAAGCAGCGGGTCGGCATTGCCCGCGCGCTGGTGCATCAGCCGGAAATCCTCCTCTGCGACGAGGCCACTTCGGCGCTGGACCCGGAAAGCACCCAGCAGATCCTCGCCCTGCTGCGGGACATCAATCGGCGCCTGGGGCTGACCATTGTGCTCATCACCCACGAAATGGCGGTGATCCGCGAGATCTGCGACCGGGTGGTGGTGCTGGAGCAGGGGCGGGTGGTGGAGCAGGGGGCGGTCTGGCAGGTGTTCGGCGATCCCCGTCACGAGGTCACCCGGACGCTCTTGGGCACCCTGCGCCACGACCTGCCGGACGACCTGCTGGCGCGCCTGGTGAGCCAGCCTCGGGATGGCGCCAACGAACTGCTGCTGGACCTGCACTTCACCGGTGCCAGCGGACGCGAGCCGGACCTGCTGGCCATCACCCAGGCCCTCGGCACGCGGGTGAGCCTGGTACACGGCGGCATCGACCGCATCCAGGGGCGGGCCCAGGGTCACCTGCTGCTCAGTGCCACGCTGGCCGGGCAGGGCGGGCTGGAGTTGCTGGAACGGGCGCGACCATTGGCGGACAAGGCGGAGGTGCTCGGCTATGTCGCCCATGCTTGA
- the hmgA gene encoding homogentisate 1,2-dioxygenase, with translation MVSPTQLTYQSGFDNEFSSEALPGALPVGQNSPQKVPYGLYAELLSGTAFTVPRSEGRRTWMYRIKPSANHPKYQRLERQITGNRLGPVTPNRLRWNPQDIPAERTDFIDGLLTIAATSDAEQASGVSVHLFRANTSMQRVFFNADGELLIVPQQGRLRIATELGLLDVEPLEIAVIPRGMKFRVELLDATASGYICENHGAALRLPDLGPIGSNGLANPRDFLAPVAHYEDIDAPVTLVQKFLGELWATELDHSPLDVVAWHGNNVPYKYDLRRFNTIGTVSYDHPDPSIFTVLTSPSDTHGQANVDFVIFPPRWMVAENTFRPPWFHRNLMNEFMGLIQGAYDAKAEGFAPGGASLHNCMSAHGPDNATTTTAIAVDLKPHKIDNTMAFMFETSRVLRPSQYALECPQLQSDYDACWAGMAKTFDKGRI, from the coding sequence ATGGTCTCCCCCACGCAGCTCACTTACCAGTCCGGTTTCGACAACGAATTCAGCAGCGAGGCCCTGCCGGGTGCCCTGCCCGTCGGCCAGAACTCCCCGCAGAAAGTCCCCTACGGCCTGTACGCCGAACTGCTCTCCGGCACCGCCTTCACCGTGCCCCGCAGCGAAGGCCGGCGGACCTGGATGTACCGCATCAAGCCCTCGGCGAATCATCCGAAGTACCAGCGCCTGGAGCGCCAGATCACCGGCAATCGCCTGGGCCCGGTCACGCCTAACCGCCTGCGCTGGAACCCGCAGGACATCCCCGCCGAACGCACCGACTTCATCGACGGCCTGCTGACCATCGCCGCCACCAGCGATGCCGAGCAGGCGTCCGGCGTGAGCGTGCACCTGTTCCGCGCCAATACCTCGATGCAGCGGGTGTTCTTCAATGCCGATGGCGAGCTGCTGATCGTTCCGCAACAAGGCCGCCTGCGCATCGCCACTGAGCTGGGCCTGCTGGATGTGGAGCCGCTGGAAATCGCGGTGATCCCGCGCGGCATGAAATTCCGCGTCGAGCTGCTGGACGCCACTGCGAGCGGCTACATCTGCGAGAACCACGGCGCCGCCCTGCGCCTGCCGGACCTCGGCCCCATCGGCAGCAACGGCCTGGCCAACCCGCGCGACTTCCTCGCCCCGGTGGCCCATTACGAAGACATCGATGCGCCGGTGACCCTGGTGCAGAAGTTCCTCGGCGAACTCTGGGCCACCGAGCTGGATCACTCCCCGCTGGACGTGGTCGCCTGGCACGGCAACAACGTGCCCTACAAGTACGACCTGCGCCGCTTCAACACCATCGGCACCGTGAGCTACGACCACCCCGACCCGTCGATCTTCACCGTGCTCACCTCCCCCAGTGACACCCACGGTCAGGCCAACGTCGACTTCGTGATCTTCCCGCCGCGCTGGATGGTGGCCGAGAACACCTTCCGTCCGCCGTGGTTCCACCGCAACCTGATGAACGAATTCATGGGCCTGATCCAGGGCGCCTACGACGCCAAGGCTGAAGGCTTCGCCCCGGGCGGCGCCTCGCTGCACAATTGCATGAGCGCCCACGGCCCGGACAACGCCACCACCACCACCGCCATCGCCGTCGACCTGAAACCGCACAAGATCGACAACACCATGGCCTTCATGTTCGAGACCAGCCGCGTGCTGCGCCCCAGCCAATACGCGCTGGAATGCCCGCAGCTGCAGAGCGACTACGATGCATGCTGGGCCGGCATGGCCAAGACCTTCGACAAGGGCAGGATTTGA
- a CDS encoding anti-virulence regulator CigR family protein, with product MIKTRSLIVAFTSLALIAGSPALLADPGKNKGHGNQAQSSNSGTQGKNGADSGPRVDIGGIRGILDDNREYWGPTQALPPGIQKNLARGKPLPPGIAKKLDGRLVDRLPHYEGYDWVRAGTDLVLVTVATGIIYEVLQDVMD from the coding sequence ATGATCAAGACCCGATCCCTGATCGTAGCGTTCACCAGCCTTGCCCTGATTGCAGGGTCCCCAGCGCTGCTGGCCGACCCTGGCAAGAACAAGGGCCATGGTAATCAGGCCCAGAGCAGCAACAGCGGAACTCAGGGCAAGAACGGGGCCGACAGCGGCCCGAGGGTGGATATCGGCGGCATCCGCGGCATCCTCGACGACAACCGCGAGTACTGGGGCCCCACCCAGGCGCTGCCGCCGGGCATCCAGAAGAACCTGGCGCGCGGCAAGCCGCTGCCGCCGGGAATCGCCAAGAAGCTCGACGGCCGCCTGGTCGACCGCCTGCCCCACTACGAGGGCTATGACTGGGTTCGCGCGGGCACTGACCTGGTCCTGGTGACCGTAGCCACCGGGATCATCTACGAAGTGCTGCAGGATGTGATGGATTGA
- a CDS encoding neutral zinc metallopeptidase: MPEKATASTPRKGWILRLLRILAWLLIVVSLVCVAIYLAFGPARMIDRLKPSAPVFPEHVTEAPQPPETAAPVTAPPSAPAETRELVNQVMDSTEDIWGEFLARGDFAYRKPKLELYEGRVDAGCKNVGTASGPFYCPDGKRLYLDLAFLDELGKRLPEASAFAKSYVVAHEVGHHVQNLTGVNSWINDYRARGEITTDLETAQELQADCLAGIWITYAQRKYPWVQPDQMDKVLKAVAALTQERAKAKDQPPMADQLAASDVETRMHWFRVGVETGDPRECTLLFSGMVQ; encoded by the coding sequence ATGCCCGAAAAAGCCACCGCCTCGACGCCCCGCAAGGGATGGATCCTTCGCCTGCTGCGCATCCTGGCGTGGTTGTTGATCGTCGTTTCCCTGGTCTGCGTGGCTATTTACCTGGCGTTCGGCCCTGCCCGGATGATCGATCGCCTGAAGCCTTCCGCGCCGGTGTTCCCGGAGCACGTCACCGAGGCGCCGCAGCCGCCAGAGACCGCCGCGCCGGTCACCGCCCCGCCGTCGGCGCCAGCCGAGACTCGGGAACTGGTCAATCAGGTCATGGACAGCACTGAAGACATCTGGGGCGAGTTCCTCGCCCGTGGCGACTTCGCCTACCGCAAACCCAAGCTGGAACTCTATGAAGGCCGAGTGGACGCCGGCTGCAAGAACGTCGGTACCGCCAGCGGGCCGTTCTACTGCCCGGACGGCAAGCGCCTGTACCTGGACCTGGCTTTCCTCGACGAACTGGGCAAGCGCCTCCCTGAAGCGAGTGCCTTTGCCAAGAGTTATGTGGTGGCCCATGAAGTGGGCCACCACGTGCAGAACCTGACCGGGGTGAACAGCTGGATCAATGATTACCGCGCTCGCGGGGAAATCACCACGGACCTGGAAACCGCCCAGGAACTGCAGGCCGACTGCCTGGCGGGCATCTGGATCACTTATGCACAGCGCAAGTACCCCTGGGTTCAGCCCGACCAGATGGACAAAGTCCTCAAGGCCGTGGCGGCCCTGACCCAGGAACGCGCCAAGGCCAAGGACCAGCCGCCCATGGCCGATCAGTTGGCGGCGAGCGACGTGGAGACTCGCATGCACTGGTTCAGGGTAGGCGTGGAAACCGGGGACCCGCGGGAGTGCACCCTGCTGTTCAGCGGCATGGTGCAGTAG
- the fahA gene encoding fumarylacetoacetase: MTQADTRRSWIASANGHPDFPLQNLPLGIFSPSGASPRGGVAIGDAIFDLKAATDAGLFSGEAAEAASAACHDNLNAFFALGASARRALRAQLQDLLAEGSAAQARLEAMGQALLPTAATCQLHLPAKVGDYTDFYVGIHHANNVGRLFRPDNPLLPNYKYVPIGYHGRASTVCVSGTPVRRPLGQTMPPGNEVPNFGPSKRLDYELELGIWIGQGNEMGESIAIGQAQDHIAGYCLLNDWSARDVQAWEYQPLGPFLAKNFGTTVSPWVVTAEALEPFRAAQPARPEGDPQPLPYLLDEADQAKGAFDIELEVLILTAAMREKGLAPHRLALSNTLNMYWTVAQMVAHHSVGGCKLQSGDLFGSGTLSGPEPQAFGSLLESTFGGKQPISLPNGEQRTFLEDGDEVILRARCKREGFPSIGFGECRGVLLAAR; this comes from the coding sequence ATGACCCAAGCAGACACCCGCCGTAGCTGGATCGCCTCCGCCAACGGCCACCCCGACTTTCCCCTGCAGAACCTGCCGCTGGGCATCTTCAGCCCGTCCGGCGCCTCGCCCCGTGGCGGCGTGGCCATCGGCGACGCCATCTTCGACCTGAAGGCCGCTACCGATGCCGGCCTGTTCAGCGGTGAAGCGGCCGAGGCCGCCAGCGCAGCGTGCCACGACAACCTGAACGCCTTCTTCGCCCTCGGCGCCTCCGCTCGCCGCGCCCTGCGCGCCCAGTTGCAGGACCTGCTGGCCGAAGGCAGCGCCGCCCAGGCACGCCTGGAAGCCATGGGCCAGGCCCTGCTGCCGACCGCCGCCACCTGCCAGCTGCACCTGCCGGCGAAAGTGGGCGACTACACCGACTTCTATGTGGGCATCCACCACGCCAACAACGTCGGCCGCCTGTTCCGCCCGGACAATCCGCTGCTGCCCAACTACAAGTACGTGCCCATCGGCTACCACGGTCGCGCGTCCACCGTCTGCGTCTCCGGCACCCCGGTACGCCGCCCGCTGGGCCAGACCATGCCGCCGGGCAACGAAGTGCCGAACTTCGGCCCCAGCAAGCGCCTGGACTACGAACTGGAACTGGGTATCTGGATCGGCCAGGGCAACGAGATGGGCGAGTCCATCGCCATCGGCCAGGCCCAGGATCACATCGCCGGCTACTGCCTGCTCAACGACTGGTCCGCCCGTGACGTGCAGGCCTGGGAATACCAGCCGCTCGGCCCGTTCCTGGCGAAGAACTTCGGCACCACGGTGTCGCCCTGGGTGGTCACCGCCGAAGCCCTGGAACCCTTCCGTGCCGCCCAGCCGGCGCGCCCCGAAGGTGACCCGCAGCCCCTGCCCTACCTGCTGGACGAAGCGGATCAGGCCAAGGGCGCCTTCGATATCGAACTGGAAGTGCTGATCCTCACCGCCGCCATGCGCGAGAAAGGCCTGGCGCCCCATCGCCTGGCGCTGAGCAACACCCTGAACATGTACTGGACCGTGGCCCAGATGGTCGCCCACCACAGCGTCGGCGGCTGCAAGCTGCAGTCCGGTGACCTGTTCGGCTCCGGCACCCTCTCCGGTCCGGAACCGCAGGCCTTCGGCAGCCTGCTGGAGAGCACCTTCGGCGGCAAGCAGCCCATCAGCCTGCCCAACGGCGAGCAGCGCACGTTCCTGGAAGACGGGGATGAAGTGATCCTGCGCGCCCGGTGCAAGCGGGAAGGTTTCCCCAGCATCGGCTTCGGCGAATGCCGTGGGGTATTGCTGGCAGCGCGCTGA